A stretch of Aureispira sp. CCB-E DNA encodes these proteins:
- a CDS encoding outer membrane beta-barrel protein — protein MNAQTQKGNFMVGGEVGLSTSSSTVNVDGSETEGSSATQFNIAPSVGYFFANNFAMGIGVDYTLSTVKNNRRDELDSDLLFGPYMRYYVPFGDKALFFEVDFGYGNSTDNITVNNEQQLAVTNVFAAGIGPGFTIFSNDNIGIEALAKYNFASSNSILTANGVETTSNSITHAFDFSVGLQVYLGRK, from the coding sequence ATGAATGCCCAAACTCAGAAGGGGAACTTTATGGTTGGTGGAGAGGTAGGTTTGTCTACTTCATCTTCTACGGTAAACGTTGATGGTTCAGAAACAGAGGGGTCAAGTGCAACGCAATTTAATATCGCTCCATCTGTTGGTTATTTCTTTGCTAATAACTTTGCAATGGGTATTGGAGTTGATTACACATTGAGTACGGTAAAAAATAATAGACGTGATGAGTTAGATAGTGATTTGTTATTTGGACCATATATGAGATATTATGTGCCATTTGGAGATAAGGCTTTATTCTTTGAGGTCGATTTTGGATATGGGAATTCTACAGATAATATCACCGTAAATAATGAACAACAATTGGCTGTGACCAATGTATTTGCAGCAGGTATTGGACCAGGTTTTACAATTTTCTCTAATGATAATATTGGTATTGAGGCATTGGCAAAGTATAATTTTGCAAGTAGTAATAGTATTTTGACTGCGAATGGAGTAGAGACAACTAGTAACTCTATCACACATGCTTTTGACTTTTCTGTAGGTCTACAAGTATACTTAGGAAGAAAATAA
- the pth gene encoding aminoacyl-tRNA hydrolase: MFKFIKRLFVNQELETSKIENSVKYLITGLGNIGPDYDGTRHNIGFDVVDYLADKFDVQYKSERYGMVGSFRHKGRTFILLKPNTYMNLSGQAIRYWLQKEKIKISNLLVILDDLNLSFGKVKVKSKGSAGGHNGLKNIEQLLSTSQYPRLRIGIGDRFGKGKQVDFVLGRWTNQEAADLPAIIKHAGQGVLNFGTIGLERTMNVTNKDLMAPPKKKKEKPNKEEKDGNES; encoded by the coding sequence ATGTTCAAGTTTATAAAACGTCTGTTTGTCAATCAAGAACTTGAAACTTCAAAAATAGAGAATAGTGTGAAATATCTTATTACAGGTTTGGGGAACATAGGACCAGATTATGACGGTACTCGTCATAATATTGGCTTTGATGTGGTGGATTATTTAGCAGATAAATTTGACGTGCAGTATAAGAGTGAACGTTACGGGATGGTTGGTTCGTTTCGCCACAAGGGGAGAACATTTATTTTGTTGAAACCCAATACGTATATGAATCTAAGTGGACAAGCTATTCGTTATTGGTTGCAAAAAGAGAAGATCAAAATTTCCAACCTTTTGGTTATTTTGGATGACCTGAATTTGAGTTTTGGCAAAGTAAAAGTAAAATCCAAGGGGAGTGCTGGGGGGCACAATGGTCTTAAGAATATAGAGCAACTGTTAAGTACAAGCCAATATCCTAGATTGAGAATAGGCATAGGAGATCGTTTTGGCAAGGGCAAACAAGTTGATTTTGTACTAGGCCGTTGGACGAATCAAGAGGCAGCGGATTTGCCAGCAATTATTAAGCATGCAGGGCAAGGCGTTTTAAATTTTGGGACGATTGGTTTGGAGAGAACAATGAATGTCACAAATAAAGACTTAATGGCGCCTCCTAAGAAAAAGAAAGAAAAGCCTAATAAGGAAGAAAAGGACGGAAACGAAAGTTAA
- a CDS encoding outer membrane beta-barrel protein: MLNLRKILFASTLAFATVLFSFNTMEAQTKKGNFMIGGELGLSTASSTVSVNGSETEGSSATQFNIAPSVGYFFVNNFATGIGIDYTLSTVKNNNRDELDSDLLFGPFLRYYIPFGDKALFFETDFGYGNSTDNITINNEQQLAVTNVFAFSIGPGFTIFSNDNIGIEALAKYNFASSNSILTANGVETTSYSLTHAFDFSIGLQVYLGRK, from the coding sequence ATGCTTAACTTAAGGAAAATATTATTCGCCAGTACTTTGGCATTTGCAACTGTCTTATTCTCGTTTAATACAATGGAAGCCCAAACGAAGAAAGGTAACTTCATGATAGGTGGAGAATTGGGCTTATCTACAGCGTCGTCTACCGTAAGTGTCAATGGTTCAGAAACAGAAGGGTCAAGTGCAACGCAATTTAATATCGCTCCATCTGTTGGTTATTTCTTTGTTAATAACTTTGCAACAGGTATTGGAATTGATTACACATTGAGTACGGTAAAAAACAATAACCGTGACGAGTTAGATAGTGACTTATTATTTGGACCTTTCTTACGATACTATATTCCTTTTGGAGACAAAGCCTTGTTCTTTGAGACTGATTTTGGATATGGAAACTCTACCGATAATATTACCATAAACAACGAACAACAATTGGCCGTAACCAATGTATTTGCATTCAGTATTGGGCCAGGGTTTACGATTTTTTCAAATGATAACATTGGTATCGAAGCATTAGCAAAGTATAATTTTGCAAGCAGTAATAGTATTTTGACTGCAAATGGAGTAGAGACAACAAGTTACTCTTTGACACATGCATTTGACTTTTCAATAGGATTGCAAGTGTATCTAGGAAGAAAATAA
- a CDS encoding 50S ribosomal protein L25/general stress protein Ctc, with amino-acid sequence MKTIALSGTSRTELGKKSTKALRNAGLVPCVLYGGEKNLHFSLTTKALRDLIYTNEFRTAEVELDGAKYNAIIKTVQFHPVTDAIQHVDLLELVEGQSVKAEIPIKLVGTAKGVKVGGVLMQKIRKVKVKTTPDKLSSFIEVNVEHLMLGKSIRVREIQVEEGIEIMNAGGIPLASVEVPRALRSAEARSAAESAQ; translated from the coding sequence ATGAAAACGATCGCATTATCAGGTACTTCAAGAACTGAATTAGGCAAGAAAAGTACAAAAGCACTACGCAATGCAGGTTTGGTACCTTGCGTTCTTTACGGTGGCGAAAAAAACCTTCACTTTAGCCTTACAACAAAGGCTTTGCGTGATTTGATTTATACAAATGAATTTAGAACAGCAGAGGTTGAGTTAGATGGCGCAAAATACAATGCTATTATCAAAACTGTGCAGTTTCACCCAGTTACTGATGCTATTCAACATGTTGATTTGTTGGAGTTAGTAGAAGGACAAAGCGTAAAAGCAGAAATTCCAATCAAATTGGTTGGTACGGCCAAAGGTGTAAAAGTTGGTGGTGTTTTGATGCAAAAAATTCGCAAAGTTAAGGTGAAAACTACTCCAGATAAACTTTCTTCATTTATTGAAGTAAACGTTGAGCACTTGATGTTGGGTAAATCTATCCGTGTACGTGAAATTCAAGTAGAAGAAGGTATCGAGATTATGAATGCTGGTGGAATTCCTTTGGCTTCTGTTGAAGTACCACGTGCTTTGCGTTCTGCAGAAGCAAGATCAGCAGCAGAATCTGCTCAATAA